Genomic window (Pseudovibrio brasiliensis):
CCTGCGCATACCTTTTGTTTTGGAGAAAACGACAACAAACGAGGAATCCAGATGGATATGGCCTGCATCAATGTTTTCTGTGGTTTGCGCCATTTCGACAAATCCCGGCCCAAGTTCGATCCTAACTCAGCCAGCACATCAAAACCCACACTTCTAAAAAATCAGATGACAAACCCCAGAAGAAACACCTATTCAGCTTAGCGCACCGTAAATTGGTTAACAGCCAATTTACCAAAAAACACTAGAGTTTTGGTGCTCTGAGCAATTGTTGTAAATCATTCCTGCGAGAATTCTTGTGTCCACGAAAGAAGTTGAAAAAAAATCTAGCGGAGGAAACCCGTTTCAGCGGCTGAATCAACAGCTCGCTGGCATCGAGCCGGGTCTGGATCCAATCGTCATGACCATCGGCGAGCCGCGTCATGAACCTCCAAGCTACGTCATTGAAGTACTTGAAGAAAACAAGGATGGCTTCCGCAAGTACCCAGCTATCCGTGGCACAGATGAATTCCGCGCAGCTGTCGGCAAGTGGCTCAAAAACCGCTTCAGCCTGTCCGACGCCTTTAATCCGGACAAGAGCATTATTCCGCTCAACGGATCTCGCGAAGGCCTCGTATTCGGCTGCGTCTCCGCACGCGACTATCTGAAGAAAGACGGCAAACCGGCTGTTATTTTGCCAAACCCGTTCTACCAATCCTACGGTGCTGGCGCTCATATTGCGGGCGCAGACGAAATTCTTTTGCCAGAACCTGCTGACGGAGTTCTGCCAGATCTGGATGCAATCGATCCGGACCTGCTGGACCGCACTGTCGCGTTCTATTTTGCCTCCCCTGCGAACCCTCAGGGCACCGTCGCGCCAATGGAGTACTGGCAAAAACTCATCAAGCTGGCACGCAAACACAACTTCATGCTCTTCGCGGATGAATGCTATTCCGAGATTTACCGTGAAACACCGCCAACCGGCATTCTGGAAGCAGCTGAGGCAATTGATGGCACACTGAACAACGTGGTGACCTTCAACTCCCTCTCCAAGCGCTCCAACCTGCCGGGCGCACGCTGCGGCTTTGCTGCTGGAGATCCTGAGTTCATCCAGTTCTTCGCTGATTTCCGCAATGTTGCTGCCCCTCAGGTTCCAATGCCTGTTCAGGCACTGGCCGTACGTGCATTTGGCGATGAAGAGCACGTAATCGAAAACCGCCGCCTCTACAATGAAAAGTACGATGCAGCCGAAGAAATGCTCGCGCCTCTCTTTGGTTCCGTATGCAAAGATGGTGGCTTCTTCCTTTGGCTGGACGTATCCCGCTGGGGTTCAGGCACCGAGGTCGCAGAAAAGTTGTGGCGTGAAACCGGCGTCAAAGCTCTTCCAGGTGCTTACATCGCCTCAGACATGCCGGACGGTACCAATCCCGGTGACAAATACATCCGCCTCGCCCTCGTTGAATCTTTGGAAACCAGCAAGGAAGCGTTCCGAAGAATTTTGGACTCTCTGGAGTAATTGAATGCGTCAGGCTGCTGCAATGCAACGACCAAAAGCAAACTCTGTTTCACTGGCTGATACAGAGAGCCCGATAAAGCGCTTTATCAAAAGCAATCTGATCGTCATTGGCGGTGCGGTGATCCTTGTCATCGGCATCTGCGTGGCGGCAGCACTAGCAACATGGTCCACGGCCGACCCAAGCTTGAATCACGCAACCAATGCGGAGATCAACAACGCTTTGGGTCAAACCGGAGCCATTGTCGCTGATGTTTTGATGCAGACCATCGGGCTGGCAACAGCCGTGTTCTTGGTGCCCATCTTCATTTGGGGCTGGCGCCTGTCGCTCAAATACACCTCCGGTGTCACCCGCAAA
Coding sequences:
- a CDS encoding aminotransferase class I/II-fold pyridoxal phosphate-dependent enzyme; this encodes MSTKEVEKKSSGGNPFQRLNQQLAGIEPGLDPIVMTIGEPRHEPPSYVIEVLEENKDGFRKYPAIRGTDEFRAAVGKWLKNRFSLSDAFNPDKSIIPLNGSREGLVFGCVSARDYLKKDGKPAVILPNPFYQSYGAGAHIAGADEILLPEPADGVLPDLDAIDPDLLDRTVAFYFASPANPQGTVAPMEYWQKLIKLARKHNFMLFADECYSEIYRETPPTGILEAAEAIDGTLNNVVTFNSLSKRSNLPGARCGFAAGDPEFIQFFADFRNVAAPQVPMPVQALAVRAFGDEEHVIENRRLYNEKYDAAEEMLAPLFGSVCKDGGFFLWLDVSRWGSGTEVAEKLWRETGVKALPGAYIASDMPDGTNPGDKYIRLALVESLETSKEAFRRILDSLE